From the genome of Flavobacterium luteolum, one region includes:
- a CDS encoding helix-turn-helix domain-containing protein, with protein sequence MKINATLLTSETPIIKIQIGDQYCPKSILTEENVNIQNEDSEKIVSRHLITEGLVLLDTQMYYSSSKTVIYEIDEESVVMNFIYSSNVETHIDQLESEQYSRENTHNIFYTNNFKGSFTIPAYTHTNYLSIILSKAFYYNIINEDWQLHEKFSKKILEKQSSYLTSKYLPFTPAIQWVTSEIKNCTREGVLKRIFIESKIKELLIHQLETLNMKPLATEQINDEDYSKLLEAKKILDDDYRNTPTLPELSRIISLNEFKLKKGFKACFGTTVKSYIIKLRMEHAKELFQSKTATVTEAAYKCGYKDVSHFSAAFKNYYGFSPQKFKINTDIIQFWLIGFSLLW encoded by the coding sequence TTGAAAATCAACGCCACCCTTTTAACGTCAGAAACGCCTATTATTAAAATTCAGATTGGAGATCAATATTGTCCAAAAAGTATTTTAACCGAAGAGAATGTCAATATTCAAAATGAAGATTCAGAAAAAATTGTAAGCCGTCATCTCATAACCGAAGGATTGGTTCTTCTTGATACTCAAATGTACTACTCAAGCAGTAAAACTGTAATTTATGAAATTGATGAAGAATCGGTTGTCATGAACTTTATTTACAGCAGTAATGTCGAAACCCATATTGATCAACTAGAAAGTGAACAATATTCTAGAGAAAACACGCATAATATTTTTTACACCAATAATTTCAAAGGATCATTTACGATTCCAGCTTACACACATACAAATTACCTTTCAATTATTCTTTCAAAAGCGTTTTATTACAATATAATCAACGAAGATTGGCAGCTGCATGAAAAATTTTCAAAAAAAATTCTTGAAAAACAATCGAGCTATTTAACTTCAAAATACCTTCCTTTTACACCTGCAATTCAGTGGGTTACATCCGAAATAAAAAACTGTACGCGAGAAGGTGTTTTAAAAAGAATTTTTATCGAAAGTAAAATTAAAGAGCTTCTTATTCATCAGCTAGAAACCTTAAATATGAAACCTTTAGCAACAGAACAAATCAATGACGAAGATTATAGCAAACTCTTAGAAGCAAAAAAAATTTTAGATGACGATTATAGAAACACTCCTACTCTACCCGAACTATCACGAATTATTTCGCTAAACGAATTCAAACTAAAAAAAGGTTTTAAAGCTTGTTTTGGCACCACTGTAAAAAGCTACATCATTAAGCTGAGAATGGAACACGCCAAAGAACTATTTCAAAGCAAAACAGCAACCGTAACCGAAGCTGCTTATAAATGCGGCTATAAAGATGTTTCGCATTTTTCTGCAGCGTTTAAAAACTACTACGGATTTTCTCCTCAAAAATTTAAAATCAATACCGATATAATTCAGTTTTGGCTGATTGGCTTCTCACTATTGTGGTAA
- a CDS encoding PepSY-associated TM helix domain-containing protein: MAWLHLWLGLASGIIVVIVSLTGCIYVFENEIRDFIEDWRFVKPQEKAFLLPSQLVTIADNKMKDKKATSVTFGAKDEAAIVGYFVEKKENGERGSKEENKKGERRKDFAKNESKSEKSEVKVQKNEKGKGKGKRKDEKRKGGRRQGTFISVYMNPYTGDILNIKSVSRSDSPDFFRWILNGHRALWLPYDIGRPIVGVAVLIFVVLLISGIVLWWPTKWIKSIIDKSFKIKWDASFKRVNYDMHNVFGFYSCIFLFFIAVTGLVWSFGWWSKSLYWVTSGGKPLVENRESPKSDTTHVKAFNITTADKVLLNLRKENPQAAGIMISIPAKPADPIGAFVYKQKHTFYNMDRYSFDQQTLKEISIKTPFSGKYVEANIPDKIRRMNYDIHVGRVLGLTGKIIAFLASLISASLPITGFIIWWGKQKFGKKKPAAKTKVATKAIPVSKLKNIAEQEVTA, translated from the coding sequence ATGGCCTGGCTGCATTTATGGCTTGGTTTAGCATCTGGAATCATTGTGGTCATTGTCAGTCTAACGGGCTGTATTTATGTTTTTGAGAATGAAATAAGAGATTTTATCGAAGACTGGCGTTTTGTAAAACCTCAGGAAAAAGCATTTTTATTGCCGTCTCAATTAGTGACAATTGCAGATAATAAAATGAAAGATAAAAAAGCTACAAGCGTAACTTTTGGAGCAAAAGATGAAGCTGCTATTGTAGGTTATTTTGTGGAGAAAAAAGAAAATGGCGAAAGAGGGAGTAAAGAAGAGAATAAAAAAGGTGAAAGAAGAAAAGATTTTGCTAAAAATGAAAGCAAAAGTGAAAAATCTGAGGTAAAAGTTCAGAAGAATGAAAAAGGTAAAGGCAAAGGAAAAAGAAAAGATGAAAAGCGTAAAGGTGGCAGAAGACAGGGAACTTTTATTAGCGTTTACATGAATCCATATACGGGAGATATATTAAATATAAAATCGGTTTCTAGAAGTGATTCTCCTGACTTTTTCAGATGGATTTTAAACGGACATCGCGCTTTGTGGCTTCCGTATGATATTGGAAGACCAATCGTTGGAGTCGCGGTTTTAATTTTTGTTGTTTTACTGATTTCTGGAATCGTTTTGTGGTGGCCTACAAAATGGATTAAATCTATTATTGATAAAAGTTTTAAAATAAAATGGGATGCCAGCTTTAAACGTGTCAATTATGACATGCACAATGTATTTGGTTTTTACAGCTGTATATTTCTGTTTTTTATTGCCGTAACAGGCTTAGTATGGAGTTTTGGGTGGTGGAGTAAATCTTTATATTGGGTTACTTCTGGAGGAAAACCATTGGTTGAAAACCGTGAATCTCCAAAATCTGATACAACTCACGTAAAAGCATTTAATATTACAACAGCAGATAAAGTTTTATTGAATCTAAGAAAAGAGAATCCTCAAGCAGCAGGAATCATGATTAGTATTCCGGCAAAACCTGCAGATCCTATTGGTGCTTTTGTTTATAAGCAAAAACACACCTTTTATAATATGGATCGATATAGTTTTGATCAGCAGACTTTAAAAGAAATATCGATTAAAACACCATTTTCAGGAAAATATGTAGAGGCAAATATTCCAGACAAAATTAGACGTATGAATTATGATATTCACGTAGGAAGGGTTCTTGGGCTTACAGGGAAAATCATTGCATTTTTGGCTAGTTTAATTTCTGCTAGTTTACCCATTACCGGATTTATTATTTGGTGGGGAAAACAAAAATTTGGTAAAAAGAAACCTGCTGCAAAAACAAAAGTGGCAACTAAAGCAATTCCCGTTTCTAAATTGAAAAATATTGCAGAACAAGAAGTTACTGCTTAA
- a CDS encoding DUF4374 domain-containing protein — MKKSTTLALLSAVIAFTAFSCSSDSDKPGETGGGTDTGKTKYIITATTGAAGIADYLLTADDVSTGSITTTGNGLEQDGTYRYYITAQNNFFSLLYGQGNPGAVTTYNLNAEGKLVKKSDFQAETVHVFAAVNKDILTVKVPRSGASIASMYKIDAEKSLITGEAQQDTKKLAGNGERAFYTWATQVGDKVYMPYMSIKGDGVDNFGTANPDSTWVAVYNYPELKLEKVIKDNRTSYLGAYFTNGLFQDENGDAYGFSGAIATSNAVMTSTKPSAIVKIKKGTTEFDKTYFFNVQEKSGGYKISSTSYISKGKFLLLMYGNAGKNNGTVKMAIADVYNQTFTWVTNAPATLTSVTSRYNITSEDGSSAIVGINTPDGNWIYAINGTTAAATKGMKVEGGQITAIQKLKY, encoded by the coding sequence ATGAAAAAAAGTACAACATTAGCGTTATTATCAGCTGTTATAGCTTTTACAGCTTTTTCTTGCAGCAGTGATTCTGATAAACCAGGAGAAACTGGCGGAGGAACAGATACAGGAAAAACTAAATATATTATTACTGCAACAACTGGTGCAGCAGGAATTGCAGATTATTTATTAACTGCAGATGATGTTTCTACAGGATCTATCACAACTACAGGAAACGGATTGGAGCAAGACGGAACATACCGTTACTACATTACAGCACAAAACAACTTCTTTAGTTTGCTTTACGGACAAGGAAATCCAGGAGCTGTGACCACTTATAACTTAAATGCTGAAGGGAAATTGGTTAAAAAATCAGATTTTCAAGCTGAAACAGTACACGTATTTGCTGCTGTAAACAAAGATATCTTGACGGTTAAAGTTCCAAGAAGTGGTGCTTCTATCGCTTCTATGTACAAAATTGATGCTGAAAAATCACTTATTACTGGTGAAGCGCAACAAGATACTAAGAAATTGGCTGGAAACGGTGAAAGAGCTTTCTATACTTGGGCAACTCAAGTTGGAGATAAAGTGTATATGCCTTATATGAGTATAAAAGGAGATGGAGTAGACAACTTTGGTACCGCAAATCCAGATAGTACTTGGGTTGCGGTTTACAACTACCCAGAATTGAAATTAGAAAAAGTAATTAAAGATAACCGTACTAGTTATTTAGGTGCTTATTTCACAAACGGATTATTCCAAGATGAAAATGGAGATGCTTACGGATTCTCTGGTGCAATTGCTACTAGTAATGCTGTAATGACTTCTACAAAACCTTCAGCGATTGTTAAAATTAAAAAAGGAACTACAGAGTTTGATAAAACATATTTCTTCAATGTTCAAGAAAAATCTGGTGGGTACAAAATTTCTTCTACAAGCTACATTTCAAAAGGGAAATTCTTATTGTTAATGTACGGAAATGCTGGAAAAAACAATGGTACCGTTAAAATGGCTATTGCCGATGTTTACAACCAAACATTTACTTGGGTAACCAATGCTCCTGCAACATTAACGTCTGTAACGAGCCGTTACAATATTACTTCAGAAGACGGAAGTTCTGCAATTGTAGGTATCAATACTCCTGATGGAAACTGGATTTACGCTATCAACGGTACAACTGCCGCTGCAACAAAAGGTATGAAAGTTGAAGGCGGACAAATTACTGCAATACAGAAATTAAAATACTAA
- a CDS encoding TonB-dependent receptor: MSTQKILFASLFFLTTFLSFSQQNQGFAVSGKVVENSGETIPFATVVVEKTGLSVMSDENGNYILKNVPSGKHTIKISAMGFAVQKKQIEVIGSNLEITIKMESELQELESVTVLGRSQTEKVNKQAYSVTAIDAKKLHNSTLDLSHALDRVSGVRNREAGGVGSRSELSINGFSGNQIKVFIDGVPMDNFGSSFQMNNIPINLAERVEVYKGVVPIWLGGDALGGAINIVTNIKPRTFVDASYSFGSFNTHRSSINAGYTAKSGFTTEINAFQNYSDNNYWVNVDVADLNTGAYFPNQRVRRFHDKYRNETVILNVGITGKKYADKLMIGFTGGENKADIQTGARMVSVFGQIYRKGSIVMPTLKYQVKDLFTKGLNVNVTGNYNFGYEQNIDTVFRRYNWFGDYKQYAGEGGERSRTLRKFYNNNGIATANATYTLNDRHSFMVNNTFNTFDRKESDELVPESLVYKQPKKTQKNVLGLGYKLDYNDKWSTSIFLKDYSLKTTYSRSYNPSGATGDIAYQKYVDHTSTTGYGAATSYYLKHNLQIKASYEKTYRLPTPEEIFGNVNDNLEGNLALKPESSNNYNLGASYQTSFREKNALSFDVNLLHRNAVDFIRPTLNNNQTMTTNVNQGKVTNYGIDGEIRYSYSNRFTAGINTTYQNIRNKTMYEPNQNYVSPFYNDRIPNMPYLFGNADATMFFNNVWKKGNNLSVGYNLLYVHTYYLSWPSMGSKDSKLEIPQQFSHDLNAVYTMANGKYNIAFECKNLLDNKLYDNFSLQKPSRAFYIKLRYYFSKSNN, encoded by the coding sequence ATGTCAACTCAAAAAATTTTATTTGCCAGTTTATTTTTTCTAACTACGTTCTTATCATTTTCCCAGCAAAATCAAGGCTTCGCAGTGTCTGGAAAAGTTGTTGAAAATTCTGGAGAAACAATTCCGTTCGCAACTGTTGTTGTCGAGAAAACAGGTTTAAGCGTTATGTCGGATGAAAACGGAAATTATATTTTAAAAAATGTACCATCAGGAAAGCATACGATAAAAATCTCTGCAATGGGATTTGCTGTTCAGAAAAAACAGATCGAAGTCATAGGAAGTAATTTAGAAATTACAATTAAAATGGAAAGCGAGTTACAGGAACTAGAAAGTGTAACAGTTCTTGGGAGATCACAAACCGAAAAAGTAAATAAACAAGCTTATAGCGTAACGGCAATTGATGCTAAAAAACTGCACAATTCAACTCTAGATTTGTCTCATGCTTTAGATCGCGTTTCAGGTGTTCGTAACCGTGAAGCGGGTGGAGTAGGTTCGAGATCAGAGCTTTCGATCAACGGATTCTCAGGAAATCAGATTAAAGTTTTTATTGATGGAGTTCCAATGGATAATTTCGGATCTTCTTTTCAAATGAATAATATTCCGATCAACCTTGCCGAACGTGTAGAAGTTTACAAAGGTGTTGTGCCAATCTGGTTGGGAGGAGATGCTTTGGGTGGAGCGATAAATATTGTAACCAATATCAAACCTAGGACTTTTGTAGATGCTTCTTATTCGTTCGGATCTTTTAATACACATCGTTCAAGCATCAATGCTGGTTATACTGCCAAAAGCGGTTTTACAACCGAAATTAATGCTTTTCAAAACTATTCAGACAACAATTATTGGGTAAATGTAGATGTTGCCGATTTAAATACGGGAGCCTATTTTCCGAATCAGAGAGTACGACGTTTTCATGATAAATACCGTAACGAAACGGTGATTTTGAATGTTGGAATAACTGGAAAAAAATATGCCGATAAATTAATGATCGGTTTTACAGGTGGGGAAAATAAAGCAGACATACAGACTGGTGCCAGAATGGTTAGTGTTTTTGGACAGATTTATAGAAAAGGAAGTATTGTAATGCCAACTTTAAAATATCAGGTTAAAGATTTATTTACAAAAGGTCTGAATGTGAATGTTACAGGTAACTACAATTTTGGTTACGAACAGAATATTGATACCGTTTTTAGAAGATACAATTGGTTTGGCGATTACAAACAGTATGCAGGAGAAGGAGGAGAAAGAAGCAGAACGTTGCGTAAATTCTATAATAATAATGGTATTGCAACAGCGAATGCAACTTATACGTTAAACGATAGACATTCATTTATGGTAAATAACACGTTTAATACGTTTGACCGTAAAGAAAGTGACGAATTGGTTCCTGAATCATTGGTGTATAAACAGCCTAAAAAAACACAAAAGAATGTTTTAGGATTGGGGTATAAATTAGATTATAACGATAAATGGAGTACTTCTATATTCTTAAAAGATTATTCATTAAAAACTACTTATTCTAGAAGTTATAATCCTTCTGGAGCTACTGGAGATATTGCGTATCAGAAATATGTAGATCATACTTCGACAACTGGATATGGAGCCGCTACAAGCTATTATCTAAAGCACAATCTGCAGATTAAAGCTTCTTATGAAAAGACATACAGACTTCCAACTCCAGAGGAAATCTTTGGTAATGTCAACGATAATTTAGAAGGAAACCTTGCTTTAAAACCAGAATCTAGTAACAACTATAATTTAGGAGCGAGTTATCAGACGAGCTTCCGCGAAAAAAATGCTTTGTCTTTTGATGTAAATCTTTTGCATAGAAATGCAGTCGACTTTATTCGTCCGACATTAAATAATAATCAGACCATGACTACCAATGTTAATCAAGGAAAAGTGACCAATTATGGTATTGATGGCGAGATTAGATATTCATACAGCAATCGTTTTACGGCAGGTATTAACACGACTTACCAGAATATTCGAAACAAAACAATGTACGAGCCAAATCAAAATTATGTGTCTCCTTTTTATAATGACAGAATTCCAAACATGCCATATCTTTTTGGAAATGCAGATGCGACGATGTTCTTTAATAATGTATGGAAAAAAGGAAACAATTTATCTGTAGGCTATAATCTGCTATATGTTCACACCTATTATTTGTCATGGCCAAGTATGGGAAGCAAGGATAGCAAACTAGAAATTCCGCAGCAATTCAGCCATGATTTAAATGCGGTTTATACAATGGCAAACGGAAAATACAATATAGCATTTGAGTGTAAAAACCTTTTAGACAATAAGCTTTACGACAATTTCTCATTGCAAAAACCAAGTAGAGCCTTCTATATCAAGTTGAGATATTACTTCAGTAAATCAAATAATTAA
- a CDS encoding alpha/beta hydrolase — protein MKTTRTQFSRGITLSFLLFSGLFSMSAQNQVIPLWDKIPDEVKASNYKEKEVLKNGKMESTSQVSVPTLSIFIPKEAKPNQAAVVICPGGGYTHLAFDKEGTKVAEWFNSLGIAAFVLKYRMPSDLTMKNKNVGPLQDAQEAIRYVRQNASKWKIDPNKIGVLGFSAGGHLASTASTHYDDKVYESAYKVSARPDFSLLIYPVISMENEITHKGSQTNLLGNNPSKELIDSFSNEKKVTSKTPPTFLIHATDDTVVIPENSINYYLALKKNGVSAELHIYEKGGHGFGLGVGDTSKFWTRDCAEWLKANNYN, from the coding sequence TTGAAAACTACAAGAACACAATTTTCAAGAGGAATTACGTTGAGTTTTCTTCTTTTTTCAGGACTATTTTCTATGAGCGCACAAAATCAAGTAATTCCATTATGGGATAAAATTCCAGATGAAGTAAAAGCCTCCAATTATAAAGAAAAAGAAGTTCTTAAAAACGGAAAAATGGAAAGCACAAGCCAAGTCTCTGTACCAACTTTAAGTATTTTTATTCCGAAAGAAGCAAAACCAAATCAGGCAGCAGTTGTTATTTGTCCAGGAGGCGGTTATACACATTTAGCGTTTGATAAAGAAGGAACAAAAGTTGCAGAATGGTTTAACAGCTTAGGAATTGCAGCTTTTGTACTAAAATATAGAATGCCGAGCGATTTAACTATGAAAAACAAAAATGTTGGGCCATTACAAGATGCACAAGAAGCTATTCGTTATGTAAGACAAAATGCTTCGAAATGGAAGATTGATCCTAATAAAATAGGAGTTTTAGGTTTTTCTGCAGGTGGTCATCTCGCTTCAACTGCTTCCACACATTATGATGATAAAGTTTATGAATCAGCATATAAAGTGAGTGCACGTCCGGATTTTTCATTATTGATTTATCCTGTAATTTCAATGGAAAACGAAATTACTCACAAAGGTTCGCAAACCAATTTACTTGGAAATAATCCTTCAAAGGAATTAATAGATTCTTTTTCGAACGAAAAGAAAGTGACTTCTAAAACACCTCCCACTTTCTTAATTCATGCTACAGATGATACTGTCGTTATACCAGAAAACAGCATCAATTATTATTTAGCGTTAAAGAAAAATGGAGTTTCTGCTGAGTTACATATATATGAAAAAGGTGGCCACGGATTTGGATTAGGTGTTGGCGATACAAGCAAATTTTGGACTAGAGATTGTGCTGAATGGCTAAAAGCAAACAATTATAATTAA
- a CDS encoding 2'-5' RNA ligase family protein yields MEKTYSVVFYSKPVVDRVKTMKDLLKSKIEWYNSSNSEAHITICEFKIEESQLDSIKQKLIKICNTFTPSQVYLDHFGSYENAGAFFIAPNEESKNNLKPIMKKIHETLKSLQLKKSDDPHMSIGRRLTPENLKIAFELFTTIDLQFECNEIVLREFDPKVKQFFVMDSFPFGSNPEPEFVQGSLF; encoded by the coding sequence ATGGAAAAAACATATTCTGTAGTATTCTACTCAAAACCAGTTGTTGATCGTGTCAAAACAATGAAAGATTTACTGAAAAGTAAAATTGAATGGTATAACAGCAGTAATTCTGAAGCGCATATTACGATTTGTGAATTTAAAATTGAGGAATCTCAACTCGATTCTATAAAGCAAAAGCTAATTAAAATCTGCAATACTTTTACGCCTTCTCAAGTATATTTAGATCATTTTGGTTCTTATGAAAATGCTGGAGCTTTTTTTATTGCACCAAACGAAGAATCCAAAAACAATCTAAAGCCCATAATGAAAAAGATTCACGAAACACTGAAATCTTTACAACTCAAAAAAAGTGATGATCCGCATATGTCAATCGGACGAAGATTAACCCCAGAAAATCTTAAAATTGCTTTTGAACTTTTTACCACAATTGACCTTCAATTTGAATGCAATGAAATTGTTTTAAGGGAATTTGATCCCAAAGTAAAACAGTTTTTTGTAATGGATTCTTTTCCCTTCGGAAGCAATCCAGAACCTGAGTTTGTACAGGGAAGTTTGTTTTAA
- a CDS encoding MFS transporter, whose protein sequence is MNQTETVAVNQGIKTTGKYRWSICALLFFATTINYLDRQVLSLTWSDFIAPEFHWTNNDYGNITALFSIFYAVSLLFAGRFVDWLDTKKGFLWAIGIWSVGACLHAFCGIATSGIITGEWFVGFHGSKEIISTVSDTALVINVSVALFIFARFVLAVGEAGNFPAAIKTTAEYFPKKDRAFATSIFNAGATVGALAAPITIPFIAKSFGWEMSFIIIGALGFVWMGFWMFMYDKPEKHTRVSPEELAYIQQDDIADSKLVGFVPETSTKVSLADCFKYKQTWAFAFGKFMTDGVWWFFLFWTPAYLSSVYGMDSTEAALPLFVLYMITLLSIIGGWLPTYFVEKKGMNPYEGRMRAMLIFAFFPLLALIAQPLGYISYWVPVIIIGIAGAAHQSWSANIFTTVGDMFPKKAIATITGIGGLAGGVGSTLINKGSGVLFDYAKDTNMAFMGFKGIEAGYFIIFSICAVCYLTGWIVMKTLVPKYSPITDL, encoded by the coding sequence ATGAATCAAACCGAAACTGTTGCAGTAAATCAAGGCATCAAAACAACTGGAAAATACCGTTGGAGTATTTGTGCATTGCTATTTTTTGCAACTACAATCAATTACCTGGATAGACAAGTGCTGTCGTTAACGTGGAGCGATTTTATCGCGCCAGAATTTCACTGGACCAATAACGACTACGGAAATATTACCGCTTTGTTTTCTATTTTTTATGCAGTGTCATTATTGTTTGCGGGTAGATTTGTAGATTGGTTGGACACTAAAAAAGGATTTCTTTGGGCAATCGGAATCTGGTCAGTTGGAGCCTGTCTTCATGCTTTCTGCGGAATTGCAACTTCAGGAATTATTACAGGAGAATGGTTTGTGGGCTTTCATGGTTCAAAAGAAATAATTAGCACAGTAAGCGATACAGCATTGGTTATCAATGTAAGTGTTGCTTTATTTATTTTTGCTCGTTTCGTTCTTGCAGTTGGAGAAGCAGGAAACTTTCCTGCAGCGATTAAAACTACAGCAGAATATTTCCCTAAAAAAGACAGAGCTTTTGCAACTAGTATTTTCAATGCAGGAGCGACAGTTGGAGCCTTAGCAGCGCCAATTACAATTCCTTTTATTGCAAAATCTTTCGGATGGGAAATGTCATTTATCATCATCGGAGCTTTAGGGTTTGTTTGGATGGGGTTTTGGATGTTTATGTACGACAAACCAGAAAAACATACAAGAGTTTCTCCAGAAGAATTAGCTTATATTCAGCAAGACGATATTGCAGACAGCAAATTAGTTGGTTTCGTGCCAGAAACAAGCACAAAAGTTTCTTTAGCAGATTGCTTTAAATACAAACAAACTTGGGCTTTTGCATTTGGTAAATTTATGACAGATGGTGTTTGGTGGTTCTTCTTATTCTGGACTCCAGCGTATCTAAGTTCTGTTTACGGAATGGATTCTACAGAAGCAGCATTACCTCTATTTGTACTTTACATGATTACATTATTGTCAATTATTGGAGGTTGGCTTCCAACGTATTTCGTAGAGAAAAAAGGAATGAATCCATACGAAGGAAGAATGAGAGCAATGTTAATATTTGCATTTTTTCCATTATTAGCCTTGATTGCACAGCCATTAGGATATATCAGTTATTGGGTTCCGGTAATTATTATTGGAATTGCAGGTGCTGCACACCAATCTTGGTCGGCAAATATTTTTACAACAGTAGGAGATATGTTTCCTAAAAAAGCTATTGCAACCATTACAGGAATTGGAGGTTTAGCAGGTGGAGTAGGTTCAACATTGATCAATAAAGGATCTGGAGTATTGTTTGATTATGCAAAAGATACCAATATGGCTTTTATGGGATTCAAAGGAATTGAGGCAGGATATTTTATCATTTTTTCTATTTGTGCAGTTTGTTATTTAACAGGCTGGATTGTAATGAAAACATTGGTTCCAAAATACAGTCCGATTACTGATCTCTAA
- a CDS encoding MFS transporter, with amino-acid sequence MNQANAAIGKYRWTICSLVFFATTVNYLDRNVISYLRPFLAEAFHWTPEQEVIDYSNIELAFKIAYALGMLVAGGIIDKLGTKLGYAIATGLWSLAAIGHALATGTGGFLIARVFLGVTEAGNFPAAIKATAEWFPQKERALATGIFNSGSNIGAIIVPLTVPHIAEKYGWQWAFIITGIVGFIWLALWFLLYEVPQKQKRLSQAELEYITSDQVEEVVEESKEKVSWMKLLSFRQTWAFAIGKLLTDPVWWFYLFWLPDFLMKQYKLNATEIIWPCALVYMIGSIGSIGGGWLPLKLINNNWPAYKARKTSMLLYAFAVLPVLFAQQLGAINIWFAILVIGLAVSAHQAWSANIFTTVSDMFPKKATASVTGLGGMFGALGGILLTLLVQKNMFVYYTKLGKVETGYFIMFCICGASYLLAWLIMHILVPRMKKVEL; translated from the coding sequence ATGAACCAAGCTAATGCAGCAATAGGAAAATATCGTTGGACTATTTGCAGTTTAGTTTTTTTTGCTACAACTGTCAATTATCTAGATAGAAATGTAATAAGTTACCTCAGGCCTTTTTTGGCAGAAGCGTTTCACTGGACTCCCGAACAGGAGGTTATAGATTACTCGAACATCGAACTGGCATTTAAAATTGCATACGCGCTAGGAATGCTGGTTGCAGGAGGAATTATTGATAAGTTGGGGACTAAGTTGGGTTATGCTATTGCAACAGGATTATGGAGTTTAGCCGCAATTGGACACGCATTGGCAACAGGAACAGGAGGTTTTTTAATTGCCCGAGTGTTTTTAGGAGTTACAGAAGCAGGAAACTTTCCGGCGGCAATTAAAGCGACAGCAGAATGGTTTCCGCAAAAGGAAAGAGCTCTGGCAACAGGGATCTTTAATTCAGGAAGTAATATTGGTGCTATAATCGTACCTTTAACAGTACCTCATATTGCAGAAAAGTATGGATGGCAATGGGCATTTATCATAACAGGAATTGTTGGGTTTATTTGGCTTGCTTTATGGTTTTTGTTGTATGAAGTGCCTCAAAAGCAAAAGCGTTTATCTCAGGCAGAATTAGAATATATTACTTCAGATCAAGTTGAGGAAGTAGTAGAAGAGTCAAAAGAAAAGGTTTCTTGGATGAAATTATTATCATTTCGCCAGACTTGGGCTTTTGCAATTGGCAAATTATTGACAGATCCAGTTTGGTGGTTTTATTTGTTCTGGTTACCGGACTTTTTGATGAAACAATATAAGCTTAATGCGACAGAAATTATCTGGCCTTGTGCATTAGTTTATATGATTGGAAGCATTGGAAGCATTGGGGGAGGCTGGCTTCCATTAAAATTGATAAATAACAATTGGCCTGCTTACAAAGCTCGTAAAACAAGTATGTTGCTTTATGCTTTTGCTGTATTGCCAGTTTTATTCGCTCAGCAATTAGGAGCTATAAATATCTGGTTTGCAATTTTAGTGATCGGATTGGCCGTTTCAGCGCATCAGGCGTGGAGTGCTAATATCTTTACAACAGTATCCGATATGTTTCCTAAAAAAGCAACAGCATCTGTAACCGGATTAGGTGGAATGTTTGGAGCACTTGGTGGAATTTTGCTGACATTGCTAGTTCAGAAAAATATGTTTGTTTACTATACCAAGCTTGGAAAAGTAGAAACAGGTTATTTTATTATGTTCTGTATTTGTGGAGCATCGTATTTATTGGCTTGGCTGATAATGCATATTCTAGTTCCACGAATGAAAAAAGTCGAATTATAA